In Kordia antarctica, the following proteins share a genomic window:
- a CDS encoding GH3 auxin-responsive promoter family protein, giving the protein MSIPLVNSIASWFLKKRIYQIEHFLKNPNEVQLELLMSLVNTAQKTEIGKQYDFPTITNYKTFTERIPVTCYEDIQPMIERSRKGESNIFWPKPIRWFAKSSGTTNAKSKFIPVSQDSLELCHYAASKDLLSMYLNNNEGSQLFNGKSLRLGGSKELYEQNGTYFGDLSAILIDNLPLWAEFSSTPSNKVSLMGDWEVKIDAIIKETIRENVTSLAGVPSWMLVLMNEVLVQTQKANLFEVWENLEVYFHGGVSFGPYEEQYRNLLPKPEFKYYEIYNASEGFFAIQDRNDSDELLLMLDYGIFYEFIPMDTFHTLDPKVIPLSDVEIGKNYAVVITTNAGLWRYRIGDTIRFTSTSPHRVKVTGRTKHHINVFGEELIIENAKDALKRVCIATKSEIVEYTAGPIFMIDREKGAHEWIIEFKKAPENIDEFAFLLDEALQNINSDYEAKRFNNLTLNSLKLHVARNGLFYDWLKKKDKLGGQHKIPRLSNERIYLDDLLQMNSTQ; this is encoded by the coding sequence ATGTCGATACCATTAGTAAATTCTATCGCTTCTTGGTTTTTGAAAAAACGCATCTATCAAATAGAGCATTTTTTGAAGAACCCAAACGAAGTACAATTAGAATTGCTGATGTCTTTGGTGAATACTGCACAAAAAACGGAAATTGGAAAACAATACGATTTTCCAACTATTACCAATTATAAAACTTTTACGGAACGAATTCCTGTGACTTGTTACGAGGACATTCAACCAATGATTGAACGTTCCCGCAAAGGAGAATCGAATATTTTTTGGCCAAAACCAATTCGTTGGTTTGCAAAATCGAGTGGAACAACGAACGCTAAAAGTAAATTTATTCCCGTAAGTCAAGATTCTTTAGAGTTATGCCATTATGCAGCAAGCAAAGATTTGCTGTCTATGTATTTGAATAATAATGAAGGTTCACAATTGTTTAATGGAAAGAGTTTACGCTTGGGCGGAAGCAAAGAATTGTACGAACAAAACGGAACGTATTTTGGCGACTTGTCTGCTATATTGATTGATAATTTACCGCTTTGGGCGGAATTTAGCAGTACGCCAAGCAATAAAGTGTCTTTAATGGGCGATTGGGAAGTGAAGATTGATGCTATTATTAAAGAAACAATTCGTGAAAACGTAACAAGTTTGGCTGGCGTTCCATCGTGGATGTTGGTGTTAATGAACGAAGTTTTAGTCCAAACCCAGAAAGCAAATTTGTTTGAAGTTTGGGAGAATTTAGAAGTATATTTTCACGGCGGCGTAAGTTTTGGACCTTACGAAGAACAGTATCGAAATTTATTGCCAAAACCTGAATTTAAATATTACGAAATTTACAATGCTTCGGAAGGTTTCTTTGCCATTCAAGATCGAAATGATTCTGATGAATTGTTGTTAATGCTCGATTATGGTATTTTTTATGAGTTTATTCCGATGGATACTTTTCATACATTAGATCCGAAAGTGATTCCGTTGTCTGATGTTGAAATTGGGAAAAACTATGCCGTTGTTATTACGACAAATGCAGGTTTATGGCGCTATAGAATTGGCGATACAATTCGCTTTACATCTACGAGTCCGCATCGCGTTAAAGTAACAGGACGCACCAAACATCACATTAATGTTTTTGGTGAAGAATTAATTATTGAAAATGCAAAAGACGCTTTGAAAAGAGTTTGTATTGCTACCAAATCAGAAATTGTAGAATATACTGCAGGACCCATTTTTATGATTGATCGTGAAAAAGGTGCGCACGAATGGATTATTGAGTTTAAGAAAGCACCAGAAAATATTGATGAATTTGCTTTTTTATTGGATGAAGCACTGCAAAATATCAACTCTGATTACGAAGCAAAACGCTTTAATAATTTAACGTTAAATAGTCTAAAATTACATGTCGCGCGCAACGGATTATTTTACGATTGGTTAAAGAAAAAAGACAAACTTGGCGGACAACATAAAATCCCAAGATTGTCCAATGAACGCATCTATTTGGATGATTTACTTCAAATGAATTCTACACAATAG
- a CDS encoding DUF2797 domain-containing protein, translated as MMYQGVLTKMQTEFGKPIQYYLNFEDDFLNMNQLLDKTLTLNFEKFECLNCHLNKEIYRQGFCKSCFFEIPTAGDWIMRPELSTAHLDVEDRDLEYEKKVQLKPHIVYLALSSEIKVGVTRKGQVPTRWIDQGAVKAVEIVEVPNRYLAGITEVALKSFVSDKTNWRKMLQNLNEDADLLAKKEELKQFIPEEAKPYYLPNREVVELEFPVLSYPEKVKSLNLTKTPNYSGVLKGIKGQYLIFEDNTVFNIRGNEGLVVNLSID; from the coding sequence ATGATGTATCAAGGTGTTTTAACAAAAATGCAAACAGAGTTTGGAAAACCGATTCAATATTACCTAAATTTTGAGGATGATTTCCTGAATATGAACCAATTACTAGATAAAACACTGACTTTAAATTTTGAAAAATTTGAATGCTTAAATTGTCATTTAAATAAAGAAATTTACCGTCAGGGATTCTGTAAAAGCTGTTTTTTCGAAATTCCGACTGCTGGCGACTGGATTATGCGTCCCGAATTGAGCACTGCACATTTGGATGTTGAAGACCGCGATTTGGAGTATGAGAAAAAAGTACAACTAAAACCACACATTGTCTATTTGGCATTATCTAGCGAAATAAAAGTTGGTGTTACCCGAAAAGGACAAGTGCCTACACGTTGGATAGATCAAGGCGCTGTAAAAGCCGTAGAAATTGTAGAAGTGCCAAACAGATATTTGGCTGGAATTACGGAAGTTGCGTTAAAATCTTTTGTGTCTGATAAAACAAATTGGCGAAAAATGCTTCAAAATCTCAATGAAGATGCTGATTTATTAGCAAAAAAAGAAGAATTAAAGCAATTTATTCCTGAAGAAGCAAAACCTTATTATTTACCAAATAGGGAAGTTGTAGAGTTGGAATTTCCTGTATTATCGTATCCAGAAAAAGTAAAAAGTCTGAATCTTACCAAAACACCAAATTATTCAGGTGTTTTAAAAGGCATCAAAGGACAATATTTAATATTTGAAGACAATACTGTTTTCAACATTCGCGGAAACGAAGGTTTGGTGGTGAATCTTTCGATTGATTAA
- a CDS encoding AsmA-like C-terminal region-containing protein codes for MKVKKVLKITGITILVLIIALAAAPFLFKGKIVAMVKETINENVNAKVDFADVDVSFFRNFPKASIVLQDVKVINNAPFENDTLFYGKEVAVTTAIGELFKGPNEAIHIYSFTIDNAKLNITVDEDGNANYDIAKPSETPTAENASETSDFKFKIDNYHVYNTDIQYYDAKSKTSLIIHKLQHEGFGDFSLEKSELDTKTDALVSFGIDGMKYINKQQVALDALIGMDLTTNTYTFLENNALINQLPLKFDGFVKVNADSQEIQLTLQTPSSDFKNFLAVIPEAYAKNITDVKTAGNFEVSGEIKGISNAERIPNIDIKVVSTNASFKYPDLPKSVENININAQLKNTTGKVADTYLDINNLAFKIDEDSFRGNGILSQLMTNPKVDATIVGKLNLGNISKAYPIELNKELSGILDANLTTSFDMAAIENQKYDRIKNNGNLKITDFLFSSKDVVNPLAISEASIDFVPGRITLKKFDATSGKSDFNATGTIENLLGFLFNEGKLKGNFNVNSNEFHVNDFMVASTAGSKNQNSEVKKGEALKIPAFLDCNINVNSQKVFYDNIELTNVKGNLALDNGEAILNDVTSDLFDGKIKMSGLVSTRNEVPTFAMDLDMNSFDLSKSFNGLELLQSIAPIAKALNGKLNTTISLKGNLSESYTLNLTTISGNAFAELLTTTLKSTNIDFFNTINEKLTFIDLNKISIEDIKTRLSFEDGKVNVKPFSFTYKEIEITIAGSHGFDQSLNYNATFQIPAKYLGTEVTSLLSQIKSEEAKNVTIPVSTKITGNFTSPNFTTDLASATKDLLVKLGKLKAQEALGNINTGNDTVDDILGGLIKGNDTKKDSTVTTPNSTSDKVTSVLGSLLGNRKKKKEAEEKAKREAAAKKQQEKAKDSVN; via the coding sequence ATGAAAGTGAAAAAAGTATTAAAAATAACAGGAATAACCATATTAGTTTTGATTATCGCATTAGCAGCAGCTCCTTTTTTATTTAAAGGAAAAATTGTTGCAATGGTGAAAGAAACGATCAACGAAAACGTAAATGCAAAAGTTGATTTTGCAGATGTAGACGTTAGTTTTTTCAGAAATTTCCCAAAAGCTTCTATTGTTTTACAAGACGTGAAAGTTATAAATAATGCACCTTTTGAAAATGACACACTTTTTTACGGAAAAGAAGTTGCGGTAACAACTGCAATTGGCGAACTTTTTAAAGGTCCAAACGAAGCCATTCATATTTATAGTTTTACGATTGATAACGCAAAATTGAACATTACTGTTGATGAAGATGGAAACGCAAACTACGATATTGCAAAACCAAGCGAAACTCCAACAGCTGAGAATGCTTCTGAAACTTCCGATTTTAAATTCAAAATAGATAATTATCACGTTTACAATACTGATATTCAATATTACGATGCAAAAAGCAAAACATCTTTAATCATTCATAAATTACAACATGAAGGTTTTGGCGATTTTTCATTGGAGAAATCTGAATTGGACACAAAAACTGACGCATTAGTTTCTTTTGGAATTGATGGAATGAAGTATATAAATAAACAACAAGTTGCCTTAGACGCCTTAATTGGTATGGATTTGACAACAAATACGTATACGTTTTTAGAAAATAATGCGTTAATAAATCAGTTGCCGTTGAAGTTTGATGGTTTTGTAAAAGTAAATGCAGATTCGCAGGAAATTCAACTCACATTACAAACGCCTTCTTCCGATTTTAAAAACTTTTTGGCTGTCATTCCTGAAGCATATGCTAAAAATATTACAGACGTAAAAACGGCAGGAAATTTTGAAGTTTCTGGAGAAATCAAAGGAATTTCAAATGCAGAAAGAATTCCGAATATTGATATTAAAGTGGTTTCAACTAATGCATCTTTTAAATATCCTGATTTACCAAAAAGTGTTGAAAATATCAATATCAATGCGCAATTAAAAAATACTACAGGAAAAGTTGCAGATACATATTTGGATATTAACAATTTGGCGTTTAAGATTGATGAAGATTCTTTTCGTGGAAACGGAATACTTTCACAATTAATGACAAACCCGAAAGTAGATGCGACGATTGTTGGAAAGTTGAATTTAGGTAATATTTCAAAAGCATATCCGATAGAATTGAATAAAGAATTGAGCGGAATTTTAGATGCAAATTTGACGACTAGTTTTGACATGGCTGCGATTGAAAATCAAAAGTATGATCGTATTAAAAATAATGGAAACTTAAAAATAACTGACTTTTTATTTTCTTCGAAAGATGTAGTAAATCCGTTGGCAATTTCAGAGGCAAGTATTGACTTTGTACCAGGAAGAATAACCTTGAAAAAGTTTGATGCTACAAGCGGAAAGAGTGATTTTAACGCCACAGGAACTATTGAAAATTTACTTGGTTTTCTGTTTAATGAAGGAAAATTGAAAGGAAACTTCAATGTGAATTCCAATGAATTTCATGTAAATGATTTTATGGTGGCAAGTACCGCAGGAAGCAAAAATCAAAATTCAGAAGTTAAAAAAGGAGAAGCGTTAAAAATTCCAGCGTTTTTGGATTGTAACATCAATGTAAATTCACAAAAGGTATTTTATGACAACATTGAATTGACTAATGTAAAAGGAAACTTAGCGTTGGATAATGGAGAAGCGATTTTAAACGATGTGACTTCCGATCTTTTTGATGGAAAAATAAAAATGAGCGGCTTGGTTTCTACCAGAAATGAAGTGCCAACTTTTGCAATGGATTTAGATATGAATTCGTTTGATCTTTCGAAATCATTTAATGGATTAGAATTGCTTCAAAGCATTGCGCCAATTGCAAAAGCATTAAATGGAAAACTAAATACGACTATTTCTCTGAAAGGTAATTTAAGCGAAAGCTATACACTAAATTTGACAACAATTTCAGGAAATGCGTTTGCAGAATTATTGACGACAACGTTAAAATCTACAAATATTGACTTTTTTAATACGATTAATGAGAAACTGACTTTTATTGATCTGAACAAAATTAGTATTGAAGATATTAAAACGAGATTATCTTTTGAAGATGGAAAAGTAAACGTAAAGCCTTTTTCGTTTACCTATAAAGAAATTGAAATCACGATTGCAGGAAGTCACGGATTTGATCAATCGTTGAATTACAATGCAACATTTCAAATTCCTGCGAAATATTTAGGTACGGAAGTGACTTCGTTGCTTTCTCAAATAAAATCAGAAGAAGCGAAAAATGTTACCATTCCTGTTTCTACAAAGATTACTGGAAACTTCACAAGTCCAAATTTCACAACCGATTTGGCAAGTGCCACGAAAGATTTGCTTGTCAAATTAGGTAAATTAAAAGCGCAAGAAGCGTTGGGAAACATCAACACAGGAAACGATACTGTGGATGATATTTTGGGTGGTTTGATTAAAGGAAATGATACTAAAAAAGATTCTACTGTAACAACGCCAAATTCTACGAGCGATAAAGTGACAAGTGTTTTGGGAAGTCTTTTAGGAAATCGGAAGAAGAAAAAAGAAGCGGAAGAAAAAGCGAAGCGAGAAGCAGCAGCGAAGAAACAACAGGAGAAAGCGAAAGATTCTGTGAATTGA
- a CDS encoding queuosine precursor transporter: MTVADKKLAAKIYLYLAALFITSLVVSNLIFLKFFYWYPFDMEIFGERLFKISVGLLPYPITFLITDAISEIYGKKKANQVVIAGIFASFFSLGIIYIAKYVPALPDSRVSDETFTHVFGNAPLAVLASMLSYLFAQFIDIKLYHYWKNLTKGKHLWLRNNFSTFASQFVDTFSVITLLCLFKILPWDIYLGLLLSGFIFKVLVAFLDTPFLYLIVYLFRRRFGLKIGEEIDLDDYAENLSSS; this comes from the coding sequence ATGACCGTAGCCGACAAAAAATTAGCCGCTAAAATCTACTTGTATTTAGCAGCATTGTTTATTACTTCTTTAGTAGTTTCTAACTTAATATTTCTAAAGTTTTTTTATTGGTATCCGTTTGACATGGAGATTTTTGGTGAACGTTTATTTAAAATTTCAGTTGGATTGTTGCCGTATCCAATTACGTTTTTAATTACAGATGCAATTTCTGAGATTTATGGTAAAAAGAAAGCCAATCAAGTTGTAATTGCAGGTATTTTTGCTTCATTCTTTTCGTTAGGAATCATTTACATTGCAAAATATGTTCCTGCACTTCCCGATTCTCGCGTAAGCGACGAAACATTTACACACGTATTCGGAAATGCGCCTTTGGCTGTGTTGGCTTCCATGCTTTCGTATTTATTTGCGCAGTTTATAGACATTAAATTGTATCATTATTGGAAAAACCTAACCAAAGGAAAACATTTGTGGCTGCGAAATAACTTTTCCACGTTCGCTTCACAATTTGTAGATACATTCTCGGTCATTACTTTATTATGTCTGTTTAAAATTTTACCGTGGGATATTTATTTAGGATTGCTTTTAAGCGGATTCATATTTAAAGTATTGGTTGCTTTTCTCGATACACCATTTTTATATTTGATAGTTTACCTCTTCAGAAGACGTTTTGGCTTGAAAATTGGAGAAGAAATCGACTTAGATGATTATGCAGAAAATTTATCATCTTCTTAA
- the sppA gene encoding signal peptide peptidase SppA: protein MNFFKRVLSTIVGIGVFCALCFILLLFFIFASAGADKNPIVVKNNSILELSLDAPIYDYAGKFDYSEIPFFPNDPKFDGLFNIIDAINYAATDSKIKGISIKNNFIQAGMAQTKALRDALLKFKESGKFIVSYGDYYSQKDYYLNSVADTIYVNPVGGLDFKGLAMERMYYKDFQEKYGVKMEVIRHGKYKSAVEGYLNQEMSEANREQISVFLMSIWDEMKKEIGASRNMTSEQLNTLADELAGRTAKLALASKLIDKIGYEDEYEAGIQHALGENSKVNRVTIYDYAAYTGKKVTVKKSDDKIAVIYAQGQIMYTEGSKDVIGQGIINKALKEAREDDKVKAIVIRVNSPGGSALASELIWREIELTKKVKPVIVSMGDLAASGGYYIACNADKIFAEPNTITGSIGVFGTIPNMHKLAEDLGINAEQVGTNKNAAGYSVFEPMSDEQRTLIKEGIEDIYDLFTQRVADGRGMTQAAVDSIAQGRVWTGNDAIKIGLVDEIGGLDMAILAAADAAEMKTYKIKELPIYEMDLESLLSQYTGGFIQSKEELMKEELGEKNYLLLQKMKKLTQMQGPQLLLPYEIEIK, encoded by the coding sequence ATGAATTTTTTTAAACGAGTACTCTCAACAATTGTCGGAATCGGAGTTTTCTGCGCTTTGTGCTTTATCTTACTATTGTTCTTCATCTTCGCAAGTGCAGGAGCTGACAAAAATCCAATTGTTGTAAAAAATAATTCTATTTTAGAATTAAGTTTAGACGCACCTATTTACGATTATGCTGGAAAATTCGATTACAGCGAAATTCCATTTTTCCCAAATGATCCAAAATTTGATGGATTGTTCAATATTATTGATGCTATTAATTATGCTGCCACAGATAGTAAAATTAAAGGAATTTCTATTAAAAACAATTTCATTCAAGCAGGAATGGCGCAAACAAAAGCGTTGCGTGATGCTTTATTGAAATTTAAAGAATCAGGGAAATTCATTGTTTCTTATGGCGATTATTATTCTCAGAAAGATTACTACTTAAATTCTGTAGCTGATACTATTTATGTGAACCCTGTTGGCGGATTAGACTTTAAAGGTTTGGCAATGGAACGCATGTATTACAAAGATTTTCAAGAGAAATACGGCGTAAAAATGGAAGTAATTCGTCACGGAAAATATAAAAGTGCCGTGGAAGGTTATTTAAACCAAGAAATGAGTGAAGCAAACCGTGAGCAAATTTCTGTCTTTTTAATGTCTATTTGGGACGAAATGAAAAAGGAAATCGGCGCAAGTAGAAATATGACTTCTGAACAACTAAATACGCTCGCAGACGAATTAGCTGGACGAACTGCAAAATTGGCATTGGCTTCTAAGTTGATTGATAAAATTGGTTACGAAGATGAATATGAAGCTGGAATTCAACATGCGCTAGGCGAAAACAGTAAAGTGAATAGAGTTACTATTTACGATTATGCAGCATATACTGGAAAGAAAGTAACTGTAAAGAAAAGTGATGATAAAATCGCGGTTATTTATGCACAAGGTCAAATTATGTATACCGAAGGTAGCAAAGATGTTATTGGACAAGGAATCATTAATAAAGCCTTGAAAGAAGCTAGAGAAGATGACAAAGTGAAAGCAATTGTAATCCGTGTAAATTCTCCTGGTGGAAGTGCGTTGGCGAGCGAATTGATTTGGAGAGAAATTGAATTGACGAAGAAAGTAAAGCCAGTTATTGTTTCTATGGGAGATTTGGCAGCTTCTGGCGGATATTACATCGCGTGTAACGCAGATAAGATTTTTGCAGAACCAAATACAATTACTGGAAGTATTGGTGTTTTTGGAACGATTCCGAACATGCACAAATTAGCAGAAGATTTAGGAATTAATGCAGAACAAGTTGGCACGAATAAAAATGCCGCTGGTTATAGCGTTTTTGAACCAATGAGCGACGAACAACGTACTTTAATTAAAGAAGGAATTGAAGATATTTACGATTTGTTTACGCAACGTGTTGCTGACGGACGCGGAATGACGCAAGCCGCAGTAGATTCTATCGCACAAGGAAGAGTTTGGACAGGAAACGATGCAATTAAAATTGGTTTGGTTGATGAAATTGGCGGATTGGATATGGCAATACTAGCTGCCGCAGATGCTGCCGAAATGAAAACTTATAAAATTAAAGAATTGCCAATTTATGAAATGGATTTAGAAAGCCTTTTAAGTCAATATACAGGCGGATTTATTCAAAGTAAAGAAGAATTAATGAAGGAAGAATTAGGTGAGAAAAACTACTTGCTTTTACAAAAAATGAAGAAACTAACGCAAATGCAAGGACCGCAATTGTTGTTACCTTACGAAATTGAGATTAAATAA
- the folK gene encoding 2-amino-4-hydroxy-6-hydroxymethyldihydropteridine diphosphokinase: MHPNLLHTTYISIGSNVGDKRAHLQNAVQQLSVKIGRVVKISPIYETPSWGFDGGDFYNACVCLKTELSSSEVMTEILEIETTLGRIRSETKAYKDRSIDIDIIFYEDEILKTDLLQLPHPLAHERKFVMQPLCDIAPSKIHPIYKKTVSQLNEAISSDGIEKSEEVLQNPNCKKDFSRFNYIAIEGNIGAGKTSLATKIAEEFNGKLILERFADNPFLPKFYEDNMRYAFPLEMSFLADRYQQISDDLSQLDLFKDFIVSDYDIFKSLIFAKVTLQRDEFKLYRKLFDIMYSEIPKPDLYVYLYQNTDRLLRNIKKRGRDYEQKIPSEYLDKINNGYLEFIRTHKDLNVKIIDVSDLDFVANDNDYQKIISEIQEI; encoded by the coding sequence TTGCATCCTAATTTGTTACACACTACATATATATCTATCGGAAGTAATGTTGGCGACAAACGCGCACATTTACAGAATGCTGTTCAGCAACTTTCTGTTAAAATTGGTCGCGTTGTAAAGATTTCTCCAATTTATGAAACACCTTCTTGGGGTTTTGATGGCGGCGATTTTTACAATGCTTGTGTATGTTTGAAAACGGAATTATCTTCTTCAGAAGTGATGACTGAGATTTTGGAAATAGAAACAACACTTGGACGCATTAGAAGTGAAACGAAAGCATATAAAGATCGAAGTATTGATATTGATATCATTTTTTATGAAGATGAAATATTAAAAACCGATTTGCTACAATTGCCACATCCGCTTGCGCATGAACGTAAATTTGTGATGCAACCTTTGTGTGATATTGCTCCGAGTAAAATTCATCCAATCTATAAAAAAACAGTTTCGCAACTCAATGAAGCAATTTCTAGCGACGGAATTGAAAAAAGTGAGGAAGTTTTACAAAATCCAAACTGTAAGAAAGATTTTTCTCGGTTTAATTACATTGCCATAGAAGGAAACATTGGCGCGGGAAAAACGTCGTTAGCAACTAAAATTGCGGAAGAATTTAATGGAAAGCTGATTTTAGAACGTTTTGCAGACAATCCGTTTTTGCCAAAATTCTATGAAGATAATATGCGTTATGCGTTTCCGCTAGAAATGTCCTTTTTGGCAGATCGCTATCAGCAAATTTCAGACGATTTATCACAATTAGACTTATTCAAAGATTTCATTGTGTCAGATTATGATATTTTCAAATCATTGATTTTTGCAAAAGTCACGTTGCAACGAGATGAATTCAAATTGTACAGAAAGTTGTTTGACATTATGTACAGCGAAATTCCAAAACCAGATTTATACGTTTATCTCTATCAAAATACAGATCGTTTATTGCGAAACATTAAAAAGCGTGGACGCGATTACGAACAAAAAATTCCTTCCGAATATTTGGATAAAATCAACAATGGCTATTTAGAATTCATCCGAACACACAAAGACCTCAACGTAAAAATAATTGATGTTTCTGATTTGGATTTCGTTGCAAATGACAATGATTATCAAAAGATTATTTCGGAAATTCAGGAAATTTAG
- a CDS encoding RNA methyltransferase, which produces MRKLKNSELNRLNVDEFKSSEKTSIIVILDNIRSLNNIGSVFRTSDAFLIEKIFLCGITAKPPHKDIHRTALGATDSVAWEYREDTLELVKELQENGVKVASIEQAENAIMLNEFSPKKPNTYALVFGNEVKGVQQEVVSASDYVIEIPQFGTKHSLNISVSAGVVIWDVFSKLSL; this is translated from the coding sequence ATGAGAAAACTTAAAAATAGTGAACTAAATCGACTTAATGTAGACGAATTCAAATCTTCAGAAAAGACTTCCATAATTGTAATTCTTGATAATATTCGCAGTTTAAACAATATTGGTTCAGTATTTAGAACGAGTGATGCCTTTTTAATTGAGAAGATATTTTTGTGCGGAATCACTGCAAAACCGCCACATAAAGACATTCATAGAACGGCACTTGGCGCAACAGATTCCGTTGCGTGGGAATATAGAGAAGATACACTTGAATTGGTAAAAGAACTGCAAGAAAATGGCGTAAAAGTCGCTTCCATTGAACAAGCTGAAAATGCAATTATGCTGAATGAATTCTCACCTAAAAAACCAAATACATACGCATTAGTGTTTGGAAACGAAGTAAAAGGCGTGCAACAAGAAGTAGTTTCTGCAAGTGATTACGTGATTGAAATTCCACAGTTTGGCACCAAACATTCGTTGAATATTTCAGTAAGTGCAGGTGTTGTGATTTGGGATGTGTTTTCGAAGCTTTCGCTTTAG